The stretch of DNA AAAAGATCAAAGAAGGAGGCAcctaggctccctgcagggctcccTTACATCCACAGGGCCTGGAGCAAGCACTGGGATTTGGAAAGATGTGTATGGCAGCATGCTGGACTGAGATGAGTGGCTGTACTTCCTTCAAAAAGCCTGTAATCAGGCTTGGGACCCTTCCTTAGTGGGGCTGGGGGTAAACTGATGTGCAACCTATGGGCATTTCTAGGGCAGAAGTGGAAGCCCTGGGGAGAAATGTCTGTGAGCAATGCAGATTGTCAGAGATGGAGGAAGTTAAGAAACTTCAAGGTCTGAAcccaagaggagagagaagtaaGGAGataacaaaacacatttattgtGACATGAAACTCAGGATTTAGGTGAAACCTGCCTTGTTTCAAAAAAGGCagcccagtggcgcagtggtttggcgccgcctgcagtccggggtgtgatccttgagacccaggatcgagtcccacgttggcctccctgcagggagcctgcttctccctctgcctgtgtctctgcctctctctctctctctatgaataaataaataaataaaatcttaagaaaaaaaaaaggatttgaggagACTTACTGGCATGCAGATAGTTCTCCAAGATTAAAatttaacacataaaaaaaaaattaacacatagaCATAGCTATGTAATACATTTACTACTTTTTGACCCAGAGagtcaatttacttttttttttttaagattttatttacttgagagagagagagcaggagcagtggggaggggcaaaagaagaaagaatctcaagcagactctccactgagcagggagctggatgcaggcgggaggcatgatcccaggaccccaggatcatgacctgagctgaaggcagatgccctcttagtatttttatttttagttagaaattattttaaacttacaaAAATTTTGCAAATACTGCAAAGAAATCTTGCTTATCCTTCTTCCAGATTCACCGTTAACCTTTTGCCATTTTGCTTTCTCTAATCTACAGTCCTTATTCAAATCTTGCTACTTGTCCCATTAATGTCCTTCTTAACAGCTTTCAAATAAGAATCCAACACAGGATTATGGGTTGCATTTAGTTTTCATGTCTCTTAGTCTCCTTTGACCTGAAAGAGCTTTTCAGCcttcctttgtctttcatgacattgatattttttaacaataaagacCACTGTGGTTGTCTGTTTACATTTATCTGAAGTTTCCTCATGATTATGTATTGCTGCTGAATTGATGTTGTGTTTTCTCAGTTTAATATATCATAAAGCACATAATGTCGACCTGTCTttatgttaaaggaaaaaattttcaagACACTCATTAGATGGTGAGAAAGACTTTATTCAAGAGGAACCACTGCAGTGCACTTCAAGTGTTGTCTATCAATTTTCCCTACAATTCTACTaggttactatttttttctttgtaattaacaAATATCTTCTTGGAACATACTTCAAAACTAAATAAACACTGTTTCTCATCAAACTTTTACCCATTCATTTTAGTATCCATGAATGATTCTCACCAGGATCAATTATTATTGATTGGAGACAGATTTTCTGACCTCATTATTCCTCCTGCTGTGAGCAAGAGCTTTCCTTTCATATTTGTTTAATGTTAGGATGTACGTAATAGCTATTATTTAATCAGTAGGTAATCTGTTactgtgattttttctttttttaaagattttttttttaatttttatttatttatgatagtcacagagagagagagaggcagagacacaggcagagggagaagcaggctccatgcaccgggagcccgaagtgggactcgatcccgggtctccaggatcgcgccctgggccaaaggcaggcgccaaaccgctgcgccacccagggatcccatctttttttaaagattttatatttatctatttgagacagGAAGAGCGCACAtgtaggggtaggggcagagggagagggaaaagcaggctccccactcgctgagcagggagcatgatgctgaccagggatcatgacctgtgcccaaGGCAGAAGGCAATgctcaaccggctgagccacccaggcacccaactgTGATTATTTTGATGCTTAAATTGTCCCTGATTTAGCCAGTGGAAGTCCCTTCAAACTGGCTTCTTTGACATTTCTgaacaaatctttattttacGGCACAAGACATTTCAGGCTTATCTTATACCTTCTTGGCTACAGCCTCGGAAGCAGCTTTTCCTGGTGGGCCTGGTTCCTTCTAGTGGAGAATGAAATGTGGAATCAAAGATCAGGGTGCTGGCTGTACTTGTTGCTACCAGTGCTCAATGGCAGTGgttaatgattccatttctaaGACTTTAGATTCAACAATTGAATACTTGTATATGTGAACAAAAATGCATATTCAAGgacattctttttctcctcaccCTCACTACTTCCAAGTAAGACCAAGCCACCATTTGATTTTGTCTATATTACTTTAAAAGCCCCTCCCAACGAGTCTCCCTATTTATGCAATGGCCCCTTTACAGTCTCTTTTCCACACAGCAtccagaataattaaaaaaaaattctgatcaCATTCTCTCTTGCTCATAACACTCCATCCACTAAGAATAAATCCAAAATTCTCAGCATGGCTTCAAGGTGCCACAGGATCTGCCATCATCCCTAACCTCACTAACCGCCACTTTCTTGCTTGCTCACAGGACAAGGACACTCCAGCCACGGGGCTGTTGTACCTGCTTTTCTCCCCCAGGTATTCAAATGGCTTGTGAAGGTCTTTAGTAAGTCTCCACTCAAGAATCACCtcttcagagaagccttccctagCTAACCTATTGAAAACAGCACCCTATCACTTAATCACTGTCTGACATTATTACATCATATGTTCACCCATTTGCTTGTTatcagtctctctttctctgtgttacATCTCTTAAGTAAGGGGCATGAGGGCAAGGGCTTGTTTGGTTCTCTCCTGTAACCCCAGTCCCTAGAATACTGCCTGGCATATTGGAGATTCTCAAATACCTGCTGAGGGAATGAAGATAACTTTCATTCTTTGAGGCTTTTGCACCTACCATGTCCTCTGCCTGGCTTcttcctcatctttttctttgcACAGCTAGCTttgtcacattctttttttttttttttaagattttatttacttattcatgagacacacacacacacacacacacacacacacacacacacacaggcagagacataggcagaggaagaagcaggctggctccatgcagggagccaatgtgggactccaggatcatgccctgagctgaaggcagacactcaaccgctgagccacccaggtgtcccatgtcaCATTCTTTAGATCTTGGGTGAAAGGCCACTTCCTCAGAAAACTTCCCTGTTTACCTTATTCTAAGCTCCACGACCACACTTGCATTTCCTATCTCAGCCTCTCATTCTTGCTGTAGTACTTATAACAACTTTCCTTTATCTATTTGCCTGCTGCCTCATCTCCATTTCTCCTTCTATAATGCAAGCTCCATAAGGGCAGAAACTGTCATAGTTCTCATTCATTACTTTATCCCCAGGGCCTAGAACAGTTCCTGGCAAATAATAGGCACTCAAGAAATTTGTTGGATGGACTTTTGACTGGAAAGAATCCAAACAGTATAGAATTTTGGGTGGCTGTTAAAGAATGAGGTAGCTCCATGTGCACTGGCATGGAATGATGTCCAAAATATGGTAAGATGTAACAGGTAAAACAGTACAATTCCTTTTATGTAGTTAATACTATGtgcacaggaaaaggaaaaataatagctTGGACCCTACTAATCATTTGGGgataaggatattaaaaaaattttaacttcctattttatatatttctgtatagcaaaatattatttatttatttatttattttttatttttttaaatatttttttaaagatttatttatttatgatagacatagagagagaaagaggcagagacacaggaggagggagaagcgggctccatgccgggagcctgacgtgggacttgatcctgggactccaggaacccgccctgggccaaaggcaggcgccaaactgctgaaccacccagggatcccattttttatttttttattttttttttaattttttttatttatttatgatagtcacacacagagagagagagagagagaggcagagacataggcagagggagaagcaggctccatgcaccgggagcccgacatgggattcgatcctgggtctccaggatcacgccccaggccaaaggcaggcgctaaaccactgcgccacccagggatccccattttttatttttttaaagatttatttgaaagagtatgCATGGgcggcctggtggctcagcggtttaacaccacctttggcgcagggcgtgatcctggagacccaggatcgagtcccacatcaggcttctgcatggagcctgcttctccctctgcctgtgtctctgcctctgtgtgtgtgtatgtgtgtgtgtgtgtgtgtgtgtcatggataaataaataaaatcttaaaaaaaaaaatgaaagagcatgcacaagtggagggaggggtaaggggaggggagacagagagggagagaagcagactccccgttgagtgTGGAGAGATCTCActatctgagatcatgacccaggctgaAATCAAAGGTAGGATGTTCAACAAAtgaagccacccagctgccccaacaaacttttttttttttttttaaacaaacactaAATTGATCATTTAGTACATGCTATAGGCACTGTGGTAAACATTTTGTGTGCAGCACTTtacggcattttttttttaagatttttttttaatttttatttatttatgatagtcacacacagagagagagaggcagagacacaggcagagggagaagcaggctccatgcaccgggagcccgacgtgggattcgatccctggtctccaggatggtgccctgggccaaaggcaggcgccaaaccgctgcgccacccagggatccctacggCATCTTTTTAATAACCTCATGAGATAGAGGTCCTAATACTATCCCTATTTGCAACGTAGAAACTGATTCAGGGGCTTTAAGCAAtttacctaaggtcacacagccgaCGCATTACACTACACCACCTCcctgtttttataattaaaaaaaaaaaaaggacaggaaaataagatgaaactaGGGGTGACCATTCAGGATCCAGGTTTTACACAAAAGATGCTATGCAAATTTGACTCTGAGCTCTCTAGAAGCcagggcaaaaagaaaaatatgatcagTTATGAGATCCTTGGTGCTTCCAAGATAAAGGTAAACCACTCATCAGAAGAAACACTCTTCCCAAGTGGTAAGGCTTGCAAGCCCTTCCGTGAGGTTCGTAAATACAGCAATATATTCAGTCGAGTGGTGTATGGCTTCAATAATTACCTGTGTACCCAGGCAGCTGTTGGCCATCTAACAAAAGGAAACTCAATGAAAGCAATTCCACAAGGAGCCACATTTGTACAGCCTGGGCATCAGATCTGGAGTCTTGCCAGACCCATAGTCAAAATTGGATGTGTGGCCTAACCCGCCAGCAAACTCCTGGAATACTGCAAACTCAGCCCGTTAAAGACTGTTAGCAAGAATGAGGAGACAAGAAGTGACATGAAACTTAAATTTCAAACCTAGTGAATTTTCTAGGTAGGCTGGGTTGATTTTATGCttcttttacagataaagaaactgaggctcagaaagcctAGTTACAAGACTAGAAAATGTCAGTTAAAGCCCTAAATCTATGTCTTAGGCATTCCTTCCTCAGCCACGCCTACCACCCATGCTACAACAAGAGCTTATGTCCTCAAGACTCTCTCCGTGGGTGGCAGGCCGCGGGACCTGGTGCACTGCCGGGCCTAGGTGCATGTCGTCCGCCACCCTGAAACACAGCTGCTGGAGCAGGGAGCTCGGCCCAGCCCGGCGCAGCCCGTGCGGAGACGGGGAAGTAAGGCTCACATTACAGAGATGAGGAacatcccatccccacccctcaaACAGAAAAATGATCTCGAAGCATACACttgacttcatttatttactgtTCCCTACAATCTGCCGAGAGGTGGGCCCTCAGCTTGGAGAGGAGCTTGGGCAATTCGGGGAGCTCTGTGAGAcgcaggagaggggaagggaaagtgGGGGCTTGGTGCCGGGCAGGCTTCTAAGACccggaggaggaggggcgggcgAAACAAAGGGTCCACGCCCCTCTTCCAGCTCACACCCACGTTTCCCAAGTCCGagtggaagggaagagaaacaggacaCCCGCCCGAGATGTTCTGGATCTCTTCTGGCCCTTCCCCCGCTATCCAGCAAAAACGCGAGGGAAATTAGGGAAGTGCAGCAGGTGGGCGGCGTGTAGGCTCGGTAAAAAACGAAAGCAAAAAGCGAGGTGACAGGTGCACCGGCGCCGGCGCGCCGCGGAGGTCTCCCCAGTAGCGGGCCGGAGGCGGCGGGCGCAGGAGAGGAGAGGCGCGCGCGTGCTCACCGGGCCGGCCGCCGGGCCCTGCGGCGTCCTCAGCTCGGGCCTTTCCTCTTCCTCCGGCGGCCACACTCCGCCGCTTCCGCGGCCGGGCTGCTGTCGCCGCTGTCGCCGCTGGCGGGCGGCCGCAGCACGCGCCTCTGCACACGGTACTCGTGCTCGCGGACGCGCGGCGCGGCCCGAAGCAGGAACTGCCCGCCGCGGTAGGTGACGCGCACGTCGGTGCGCGGGTACGTGCCGTACACGCGCCGCAGCTCCCGGCGCACTAGGTCCGGCAGCTCGAGGCGCGGGTCCAGCGCGCGCTCCACGCGGCCCCAGCGCAGCTCGGCCTGCTGGCTGGCGCCCTCCGGCCACGGGGCCTCGCGCCGGGCAGCCGCGCTCCCCTCCGCCGCGGTCCCTCGTAGCGATGGCCCCAGGCAGCCTGGAGCGGGGAAACGCGGGCGCAGGGCCGCGGCGTAGGCCTGCGGGAAGGCCCACGAGGGCGGCGCGGCCGCCAGGGGCGCGCCCGGGCCGTGGAAGCAGTGGTATTCCCGCGGAGCCGGCCACTCACCTGCGATCAGGCCGGGGGGCCGGCTGCAGAAGCTGTGAGCGTGGATggggggcagcagcagagggccAGTCAGGTAGGCATAGGGGAGGGGCTGTAGGGGAGGCCAGATGCCTTCCCCGGGCGCCAGGCTGCTGAAGGAGTACATGCTGGGAGCTGGTCCGCACCTGCAGTGGGAGTGTGTGGGGAAACCCTTTGTTCTACCTCCACTACCCATCCCTGGGGCCTTGTAACCCACAGTTCTGGTTCACAGCAGGAGCCCATGCACCGCGCCTGATGGTTTTGGGGAACTCTTCCTAAGGCATTCACTTTCCATCTCACCTCTTGTCCCAGGGCTGGGCCGAACCCCTGGCTCTCAGTAGGCAGTAAGGACCCAAGGCCTTTTCAAGCCCTTAGCGGTGAAGTGTTCTTCCCAGGTGGTTCCCCAGTCgtctccttcagcccaggggagCTGGTCCCCAGCATTTGGGGGAGCCAGAGAGGTCcggagcagactcctcaccagtTTTTAGTGGCACTGCTCTCCTCCATGCCGTGCGTGCCTCAGCCACTCCTCCCGgtttccaggcaaagggaaacaCATTTTGCTGGCCAGAAGCCAGCTAGTCTGTGTCTACGCTTGGTGACACTTCTGGTCATACCCACCTGCCCCAAATGGTGAGGCCTGTGCTTAGGGATGCCCTCACCACTACATTACTGAGGATATCTTGGTGCTCTTTCCAATTAGCCACCTGTTCCCGGCACCCCATCCTCCCAGCCCTtccaaatattctaatatttgagTGAAGCTCCTACATTAGGCACTGAATCAAGTTACTTATGAGCATCTAACTTTAAGTTTGTATAAaccctagggaaaaaaaaaaaccctagaaagcAGGTACTAgtattttttccactttacatAGGAGGAAGCTGTTTGCCTCAGATTTGGTACATGCTAAGTGTATTCTATGACTAGGAAACACTCCCATATTGTAGGCTTATGTAGGTTAAGTATTTTGCCCAAACATACACACCTAGTTATGGTAAGAGCAAAATTCAGCCCTGTGTCTGTCTCAAGACTCATGATTGGTAATTAGCCTTATAGCCAATCCATGCTGGGACTTCTTTCACACTGTCTCCCAATCCTCTCTAGAGTGTTACATAAGAACTAATTCTTAATAGCCATATGAAGAACatgataatattttcatttaatcaataaggaaccagaggctcagagaagttaggcCACTTTCCTAGGTTTACACAGTCTAGGTAGCAcagtgggatttgaactcagtccAACTAAGGTGAAAGCCCAGAAGCTACTTGGGTGAAACCAGATAGATTGCTTCATCCAGGTGTGAAGCCCTGGCTAAGCTCTAAGCTCCAGTCCCCTCTGGCGGCAAGCTACAATCTTCCACCTCTCTCCTTCCCATCGGGGTGAGTAATAGTTGCTGGATGCTTAAAACTGATACcctctcaggacacctggggggctcagtgctttagcgcctgccttcagcccagggcgtgatcctggagtcccaggatcgagtcctgcatcaggctccctgcatggagcctgcttctccctctgcctatgtctctgtctgtgtgtgtgtgtgtgtctcatgaataaataaataaatctttagaaaagaataaataaataaaatcttaaaaaaaaaaccaaaaaacctgaTACTCTATCCTAACTGCTGGGCTTCCAGGCCATCATACATTCCTTCCTTTTCACTTGATTCAAGCTGCATCACTAGCAACTCCCACAGGTTCTCCTTTCAGCATCCCTCAAAGTCCGGCTACCCTCTGGGAAGTTCCACACTCACCTTCATGATGTCACACTTTTATATTCCTGACTGAGCTCCTCTCCAAGTCTTAACCTGAGTCATTGGCCTGGTGGAGATGGCTACTGGAACTGGTCTAGGGTATATACTTAACACTCCactccctgggatccctgggtg from Canis lupus familiaris isolate Mischka breed German Shepherd chromosome 28, alternate assembly UU_Cfam_GSD_1.0, whole genome shotgun sequence encodes:
- the C28H10orf95 gene encoding uncharacterized protein C10orf95 homolog; translation: MYSFSSLAPGEGIWPPLQPLPYAYLTGPLLLPPIHAHSFCSRPPGLIAGEWPAPREYHCFHGPGAPLAAAPPSWAFPQAYAAALRPRFPAPGCLGPSLRGTAAEGSAAARREAPWPEGASQQAELRWGRVERALDPRLELPDLVRRELRRVYGTYPRTDVRVTYRGGQFLLRAAPRVREHEYRVQRRVLRPPASGDSGDSSPAAEAAECGRRRKRKGPS